The following proteins are encoded in a genomic region of Arachis stenosperma cultivar V10309 chromosome 4, arast.V10309.gnm1.PFL2, whole genome shotgun sequence:
- the LOC130976961 gene encoding mitotic checkpoint serine/threonine-protein kinase BUB1, whose protein sequence is MVTFFNSLTSATASATDDPLLPFLWSVKKALEGSGGSSQNLLNLLGDCIRSFKDSEQYRNDVRFLKIWLLYMGVSSDFGSVFMEMLNCNVCTKNASLYVWSACFFELKGRLHDALTIYHLGISRNAEPIEWLKKAQALCHQRISETWKAAERQKIDYKGSTELGNIGINPWDSSILEDLMKKINPTIKKFYGYHLSTKSYTGKVALSTLKNASRNKVIEIGGRKYHIKGCAGQGGFAQVYKAFVNSDPNDVVALKIQKPAFPWEFYMYRQLDMRITGRERSSYGLAQRIHLYADCSILICDYLAHGTLQDVINTYAVQGKPMEEVLCIYYTIEMLHMVETLHGVGLIHGDFKPDNLLICYARDDLTEEGFLDRSGPWCDQGLCLVDWGRGIVLDLFPDDIVFKGDCGTSGFRCIEMQEDKPWKFQVDAYGLCVVVHMMLHNCYMEIAKEESSDGGYMYLPKQRFKRYWNVALWKNFFTKMLNQYPGNDDRRLLQELKKSFQDYISSDPKMIKALRELLAKQRTSMCCA, encoded by the exons ATGGTCACATTTTTTAACTCCCTCACCTCCGCCACCGCCTCCGCCACGGACGATCCTCTCTTACCATTCCTCTG GAGTGTCAAGAAAGCTCTAGAAGGTTCCGGCGGTTCCAGCCAGAACCTGTTGAACTTACTAGGAGATTGCATTAGAAGCTTCAAGGATAGCGAACAGTACCGAAACGACGTCAGATTTCTCAAGATTTGGCTCCTCTAT ATGGGTGTTAGTTCAGATTTTGGAAGTGTTTTCATGGAAATGCTGAACTGCAATGTGTGTACCAAAAATGCTTCACTCTATGTGTGGTCTGCATGTTTCTTTGAGTTGAAAGGGAGGCTCCATGATGCCCTCACAATCTATCACCTTGGTATTTCCAG GAATGCAGAGCCAATTGAGTGGTTGAAGAAGGCACAGGCATTATGTCACCAGAGAATATCTGAAACTTGGAAGGCTGCTGAAAGGCAGAAG aTTGATTATAAGGGATCCACAGAGTTGGGAAACATTGGCATTAATCCATGGGATTCCTCCATTTTGGAAGACCTGATGAAGAAGATAAATCctacaattaaaaaattttat GGGTATCACTTGAGCACTAAATCTTATACAGGAAAAGTGGCCTTATCTACTTTGAAGAATGCATCAAGGAACAAAGTTATAGAGATAG GCGGGAGGAAGTACCATATCAAAGGTTGCGCTGGACAAGGTGGTTTTGCTCAAGTATACAAGGCCTTTGTCAACAGTGATCCAAATGATGTTGTTGCGCTAAAG ATACAAAAGCCAGCTTTCCCTTGGGAGTTTTACATGTATCGTCAGCTTGATATGCGGATCACTGGCAGAGAA AGGTCAAGCTATGGTTTGGCTCAGAGAATTCATCTGTATGCAGACTGTAGCATACTCATCTGTGACTATTTAGCTCATGGAACGCTACAG GATGTCATAAACACATATGCGGTCCAAGGGAAACCCATGGAAGAagttttatgtatttattacaCGATAGAAATGTTACACATGGTTGAAACTTTGCATGGTGTTGGCTTGATTCATGGTGATTTCAAGCCTGATAATCTGCTTATTTGCTATGCTAG GGATGACCTTACAGAAGAAGGGTTCTTGGACCGAAGTGGTCCTTGGTGTGATCAG GGTCTTTGCCTTGTAGACTGGGGAAGAGGGATTGTTCTGGATCTCTTTCCAGATGACATAGTATTTAAGGGTGATTGCGGAACTTCTGGATTTCGCTGCATTGAGATGCAAGAGGATAAGCCATGGAAATTTCAG GTAGACGCATACGGCCTTTGCGTTGTTGTCCATATGATGTTGCATAATTGCTATATGGAGATTGCCAAAGAAGAATCATCTGATGGAGGCTACATGTATCTTCCCAAACAACGCTTTAAACG TTACTGGAACGTTGCGCTCTGGAAGAATTTCTTCACCAAGATGTTAAATCAATACCCTGGCAATGATGATAGAAGGTTGCTGCAGGAGTTGAAGAAGTCCTTCCAGGACTATATAAGTTCCGATCCAAAGATGATAAAGGCACTAAGGGAGTTACTTGCAAAGCAAAGGACTTCTATGTGTTGTGCTTAG